In one Lolium rigidum isolate FL_2022 chromosome 3, APGP_CSIRO_Lrig_0.1, whole genome shotgun sequence genomic region, the following are encoded:
- the LOC124694552 gene encoding alpha-amylase/trypsin inhibitor CMa-like, with amino-acid sequence MASKSKCSLLLLATVLASVLAAAAADSCFTGTGIPRSLLQKCRNYVEEQTCGVIVSHPGFLPGIRLEPYFLKERCCWELANISQNCRCEALRYFMGTTPIPDAVSLKDHPGCPKDAQINFVKILVTPGQCNLATINNIRYCLNMDKSQY; translated from the coding sequence ATGGCGTCCAAGTCCAAGTGTAGTCTCCTCCTCTTGGCCACCGTCCTGGCCTCTgttcttgccgccgccgccgctgattcCTGCTTCACAGGAACGGGTATTCCGAGAAGTCTGCTGCAAAAGTGCCGTAACTATGTGGAAGAACAAACCTGTGGCGTCATAGTCAGCCATCCTGGGTTTCTTCCTGGAATTAGACTTGAGCCGTACTTCCTGAAGGAGCGGTGCTGCTGGGAGCTTGCGAACATTTCACAGAACTGCCGATGCGAGGCGTTGCGCTACTTCATGGGAACGACGCCAATTCCTGATGCAGTCAGCTTGAAGGACCATCCCGGATGCCCAAAGGATGCGCAGATAAACTTTGTCAAGATACTCGTCACGCCAGGGCAGTGCAACTTGGCGACCATCAATAACATTCGGTACTGCCTTAATATGGACAAGTCTCAATACTAG